A single region of the Trachemys scripta elegans isolate TJP31775 chromosome 19, CAS_Tse_1.0, whole genome shotgun sequence genome encodes:
- the UTS2 gene encoding LOW QUALITY PROTEIN: urotensin-2 (The sequence of the model RefSeq protein was modified relative to this genomic sequence to represent the inferred CDS: deleted 1 base in 1 codon), which yields MSGYIMGEIGRRSTSQIAVLHDGVNKDNYIHAATMHRLVFCCLFIISLSCPLSSLPIIDSREVSYQLSADEDTRLNVERLDSLGTASLLQTLPRLLGAQTEDSPSKEGLSPSSYNPRENVKEAFYGSHPRIALLSRLLAKDRKQNKKRGNLSECFWKYCV from the exons ATGAGTGGCTATATAATGGGTGAAATTGGGAGGAGAAGCACCAGTCAGATAGCGGTTCTGCACGACGGGGTCAACAAAGAC AATTATATTCACGCAGCAACAATGCATAGGCTAGTATTCTGCTGTCTCTTTATTATCAGCCTCTCATGTCCTCTCTCGTCTCTCCCCATTATCGACTCCAGGGAGGTGTCCTATCAGCTCTCAG CAGATGAAGATACAAGATTAAATGTGGAGCGATTGGACAGCTTGGGGACAGCATCTCTGCTGCAGACTCTGCCAAGGCTCCTGGGGGCACAAACTGAGGACAGTCCCAGCAAAGAAG GTCTCAGCCCTAGCAGCTACAATCCAAGGGAAAATGTGAAAGAG GCTTTCTATGGAAGTCACCCTCGAATTGCTTTGCTGAGCCGCCTGCTGGCCAAAGAcaggaaacagaataaaaaacgTGGGAACCTCTCTGAGTGCTTCTGGAAATATTGTGTGTAa